The Aeromicrobium yanjiei genome includes a region encoding these proteins:
- a CDS encoding DUF3151 domain-containing protein yields MTNLFGEPPATLLPEDPGAAELAAGHSPQNVASLHPDSALAWVTLAELALAEGRDLEGYAFVRTGYHRSLDLLRRNGWKGHGPLPWEHEPNRPFLRSLAALADASERLGDEAEAHRCREFLHESSPEAYAELVAPKS; encoded by the coding sequence ATGACCAATCTCTTCGGTGAACCGCCCGCCACTTTGCTCCCCGAGGACCCGGGGGCTGCCGAGCTCGCCGCGGGCCACAGCCCGCAGAACGTCGCCTCGCTGCACCCCGACTCGGCGCTGGCCTGGGTCACCCTGGCCGAGCTGGCCCTGGCGGAGGGTCGCGATCTCGAGGGGTACGCCTTCGTCCGCACCGGCTACCACCGCTCGCTCGACCTGCTGCGCCGCAACGGCTGGAAGGGCCACGGCCCCCTGCCGTGGGAGCACGAGCCCAACCGCCCGTTCCTGCGCTCGCTGGCCGCCCTCGCGGACGCGTCCGAGCGGCTCGGTGACGAGGCCGAGGCCCACCGGTGCCGCGAGTTCCTGCACGAGTCGAGCCCGGAGGCGTACGCCGAGCTGGTCGCGCCGAAGTCCTAA
- a CDS encoding EamA family transporter, whose amino-acid sequence MAPLTHDTDVRAASRTTSGVTFAVAGAASFALSGPLAKGLIQAGWTAGAAVTVRVLVAALVLAVPAALTMRGRWGLLRGNVRLIVAYGVIAVAGCQLAYFNAVERMQVGVALLIEFTCPVAVLAWMWWRHGQRPTRLTVMGAVLAIAGLVLVLDLTSGADVDGLGIAWALAAMACAAVYWVLSADEDNGLPGLALAAGGMLFGGVGLVAAGLIGIIPLAASSEDVELAGNLLPWWLVLLVLGVVTAGLAYVLSIAGSRRLGSRLGSFVGLAEAVFGVLFAWLLLSEAPRAVQLAGGALILAGVVAVRLGEPEIQEAPPAGTTP is encoded by the coding sequence ATGGCCCCTTTGACTCATGACACAGATGTTCGTGCAGCGTCCCGCACGACGTCCGGTGTCACCTTTGCGGTGGCCGGCGCCGCGTCGTTCGCGTTGTCCGGCCCGCTCGCGAAGGGGCTCATCCAGGCCGGCTGGACCGCAGGCGCCGCCGTCACCGTGCGCGTGCTCGTCGCGGCGCTCGTCCTCGCCGTGCCCGCCGCGCTCACGATGCGCGGGCGCTGGGGACTCCTACGGGGGAACGTCCGTCTGATCGTCGCCTACGGCGTGATCGCCGTGGCCGGCTGCCAGCTCGCGTACTTCAACGCAGTCGAGCGCATGCAGGTCGGCGTGGCCCTCCTGATCGAGTTCACCTGCCCGGTCGCGGTGCTGGCCTGGATGTGGTGGCGACACGGGCAGCGGCCCACCCGGCTGACGGTCATGGGCGCGGTCCTCGCGATCGCCGGCCTCGTGCTGGTGCTCGACCTGACGTCCGGCGCGGACGTCGACGGGCTCGGCATCGCGTGGGCACTCGCAGCGATGGCCTGTGCCGCGGTCTACTGGGTGCTGTCCGCAGACGAGGACAACGGCCTGCCCGGGCTCGCGCTCGCGGCCGGCGGGATGTTGTTCGGCGGCGTCGGCCTGGTGGCCGCGGGACTCATCGGCATCATCCCGCTCGCCGCGTCGAGCGAGGACGTCGAGCTCGCCGGGAACCTGCTTCCGTGGTGGCTCGTCCTGCTGGTCCTCGGCGTCGTCACGGCCGGGCTCGCGTACGTGCTCAGCATCGCGGGGAGCCGCCGCCTGGGGTCGCGCCTCGGCTCGTTCGTCGGCCTCGCCGAGGCGGTGTTCGGCGTCCTGTTCGCGTGGCTGCTGCTGTCGGAGGCACCCCGAGCGGTGCAGCTGGCGGGCGGAGCGCTGATCCTCGCCGGAGTCGTGGCCGTTCGGCTCGGCGAGCCGGAGATCCAGGAGGCGCCGCCGGCCGGCACGACCCCGTAG
- a CDS encoding CGNR zinc finger domain-containing protein → MVFTHDTEIVLVAAVWLVNSAQEPDTLTTVDDVADFYEENAYTGLHTGDAAELAELRALRPQLRELLTADRDAAAEVVNQMLSDGVARPQLRRHDGFDWHLHATEDDQPLAVRIAVETAMAMVDVIRADETSRLGVCAQGDCEGVVLDLSRNRSRRFCSTACGNRAAVAAYRARRSG, encoded by the coding sequence GTGGTCTTCACTCATGACACCGAGATCGTCCTCGTGGCTGCCGTCTGGCTCGTGAACTCCGCCCAGGAGCCCGACACCCTGACGACCGTGGACGACGTGGCCGACTTCTACGAGGAGAACGCCTACACCGGTCTCCACACCGGCGACGCCGCCGAGCTCGCCGAGCTGCGCGCCCTGCGGCCGCAGCTGCGCGAGCTGCTGACCGCCGATCGTGACGCGGCCGCCGAGGTGGTCAACCAGATGCTGAGCGACGGTGTCGCGCGCCCGCAGCTGCGCCGGCACGACGGATTCGACTGGCACCTGCACGCGACGGAGGACGACCAGCCGCTCGCGGTGCGCATCGCGGTGGAGACTGCGATGGCCATGGTCGACGTGATCCGCGCCGACGAGACATCCCGGCTCGGCGTGTGCGCACAGGGCGACTGCGAGGGCGTCGTGCTCGACCTGTCACGCAACCGATCGCGGCGATTCTGCAGCACTGCCTGCGGCAACCGCGCCGCCGTCGCGGCGTACCGCGCGCGCCGGTCCGGCTGA
- the fbaA gene encoding class II fructose-bisphosphate aldolase: MPVATPEVYAAMLDKAKAESFAYPAINVSSSQTLNAALAGFAEAESDGIIQVSTGGAEYLSGPTVKDMVSGSLAFAAFAQEVAKKYPVNVALHTDHCPKDKLDGFVRPLVAASAERVKSGGLPYFQSHMWDGSAVPLEENLQIAQELLAACAAANIILEVEIGIVGGEEDGVEGGMGEHLYTTPEDALATAEALGLGEKGRYLTALTFGNVHGVYKPGNVTLRPEILKAAQEAVASKYGKDSPFDLVFHGGSGSLPEEISAAVDFGVVKMNVDTDTQYAFTRPVAGHMMTNYDGVLKVDGEVGNKKAYDPRAWGKAAEAGMATRVAEACAALRSAGTRL, translated from the coding sequence ATGCCCGTCGCCACACCCGAGGTCTACGCCGCGATGCTCGACAAGGCCAAGGCCGAGTCGTTCGCCTACCCGGCCATCAACGTCTCGTCCTCGCAGACCCTGAACGCCGCCCTCGCCGGATTCGCGGAGGCCGAGAGCGACGGCATCATCCAGGTCTCGACCGGCGGTGCGGAGTACCTCTCCGGGCCCACCGTCAAGGACATGGTCTCCGGCTCGCTGGCCTTTGCCGCGTTCGCACAGGAGGTCGCCAAGAAGTACCCGGTCAACGTCGCGCTCCACACCGACCACTGCCCCAAGGACAAGCTCGACGGCTTCGTCCGCCCCCTCGTCGCGGCGTCCGCCGAGCGGGTCAAGTCCGGCGGCCTGCCCTACTTCCAGTCGCACATGTGGGACGGCTCGGCCGTGCCGCTGGAGGAGAACCTGCAGATCGCGCAGGAGCTGTTGGCGGCCTGTGCGGCGGCCAACATCATCCTCGAGGTCGAGATCGGCATCGTGGGTGGCGAGGAGGACGGCGTCGAGGGCGGCATGGGCGAGCACCTCTACACGACGCCCGAGGACGCGCTGGCCACGGCCGAGGCGCTCGGTCTCGGTGAGAAGGGCCGCTACCTGACCGCGCTCACGTTCGGCAACGTGCACGGCGTCTACAAGCCCGGCAACGTCACGCTGCGTCCCGAGATCCTCAAGGCCGCTCAGGAGGCCGTCGCGTCCAAGTACGGCAAGGACTCGCCGTTCGACCTGGTCTTCCACGGCGGATCCGGCTCGCTGCCCGAGGAGATCTCGGCCGCGGTCGACTTCGGCGTCGTGAAGATGAACGTCGACACCGACACGCAGTACGCGTTCACGCGCCCGGTCGCCGGTCACATGATGACCAACTACGACGGCGTCCTCAAGGTCGACGGCGAGGTCGGCAACAAGAAGGCGTACGACCCCCGTGCCTGGGGCAAGGCCGCCGAGGCCGGCATGGCCACGCGCGTCGCCGAGGCCTGCGCCGCCCTGCGGAGCGCCGGCACCCGGCTCTGA
- a CDS encoding FAD-dependent oxidoreductase: MGNRVVIIGGDAAGMTIASALRRRLRDEDEVIVLERGRWTSYSACGIPYWVSGEVASADALVARTPEEHRKVGIDLRLGVEATAIDPQARTVSVRDGDPVAYDRLVLATGAEPVRPDLPGIDGQGIHGVQSLDDGQVLIDALADGPSRVVVVGSGYIGLEIAEACVVRGFPTTVVERGPRPLPIVEAPLGELIADGMRARGIHLQTGAAVTGFTLDESGRVAAVRTERETFPADLVVLGLGVTARSALAADAGLPLGPKGGIVVDEHQRVEGFPDIWAAGDCVATLDRVTRGLVHLPLGTHANKQGMVAADSIAAELLDEEPRLAFPGVVQTAITKFCSLEISRTGLGEEQARDAGFDPVVARIETTGAAGYMPDPGSMTVVVVADRATRRLLGAQIVGSEGSALRVDVAATALAAEMTVDEVVMLDLAYAPPFSSIWSPVQVAARAAVKALAAS; the protein is encoded by the coding sequence ATGGGCAATCGTGTGGTCATCATCGGCGGCGACGCGGCAGGGATGACCATCGCGTCAGCGCTGCGGCGGCGACTGCGTGACGAGGACGAGGTCATCGTCCTCGAGCGGGGCAGGTGGACGTCCTACTCCGCGTGCGGCATCCCGTACTGGGTCTCCGGCGAGGTGGCGTCCGCGGACGCACTCGTCGCGCGTACGCCCGAGGAGCACCGCAAGGTCGGCATCGACCTGCGCCTGGGGGTCGAGGCGACCGCGATCGACCCCCAGGCCCGAACCGTCTCGGTGCGCGACGGCGACCCCGTGGCGTACGACCGGCTGGTCCTTGCGACCGGGGCCGAGCCCGTGCGCCCCGACCTGCCGGGCATCGACGGCCAGGGCATCCACGGGGTGCAGTCGCTCGACGACGGGCAGGTGCTGATCGACGCCCTCGCGGACGGGCCCAGCCGCGTCGTCGTGGTCGGCAGCGGGTACATCGGGCTGGAGATCGCCGAGGCGTGTGTCGTACGAGGATTCCCCACGACCGTCGTCGAGCGCGGACCCCGCCCGCTGCCGATCGTCGAGGCGCCTCTCGGCGAGCTGATCGCTGACGGCATGCGGGCGCGCGGCATCCACCTGCAGACCGGTGCGGCCGTCACGGGATTCACGCTCGACGAGTCCGGGCGGGTCGCGGCGGTGCGGACCGAGCGGGAGACGTTCCCTGCGGACCTGGTCGTGCTGGGGCTCGGCGTCACCGCCCGGTCGGCCCTCGCCGCCGACGCGGGGCTGCCGCTCGGCCCGAAGGGCGGGATCGTCGTCGACGAGCACCAGCGGGTCGAGGGCTTCCCCGACATCTGGGCCGCGGGCGACTGCGTCGCGACGCTCGACCGCGTGACGCGCGGGCTCGTGCACCTGCCCCTCGGCACCCACGCCAACAAGCAGGGCATGGTCGCGGCCGACAGCATCGCGGCCGAGCTGCTCGACGAGGAGCCGCGCCTGGCGTTCCCCGGTGTCGTGCAGACCGCGATCACGAAGTTCTGCTCGTTGGAGATCTCCCGCACCGGGCTGGGGGAGGAGCAGGCGCGCGATGCCGGCTTCGATCCGGTCGTCGCCCGGATCGAGACGACCGGTGCCGCGGGCTACATGCCCGATCCCGGCTCCATGACCGTCGTCGTGGTCGCCGACCGCGCCACGCGGCGCCTCCTCGGTGCCCAGATCGTCGGCTCGGAGGGCTCAGCCCTGCGCGTCGACGTCGCGGCGACCGCGCTCGCCGCGGAGATGACGGTCGACGAGGTCGTCATGCTGGACCTCGCGTACGCGCCGCCGTTCTCGTCGATCTGGAGCCCCGTCCAGGTCGCCGCCCGGGCCGCGGTGAAGGCGCTCGCGGCGTCCTGA
- the purD gene encoding phosphoribosylamine--glycine ligase: MKTLVIGTGGREHALALALSRDPQVSEVHAAPGNPGIAAVATLHDVDPMNGAQVADLAVSLGVDLVVVGPEAPLVAGVADAVRAAGIACFGPSKEAAQLEGSKAFAKQVMAGAEVPTALAHVCETPEQVVAALDAFGPPYVVKDDALAAGKGVVVTDDRQAAIDHAAACRRVVIEEFLDGPEVSLFAITDGETVLPLQPAQDFKRAYDGDEGPNTGGMGAYTPLDWAPDGLVAEVTRRVLVPTVQEMARRGTPFQGLLYAGLALTSRGVRVIEFNARFGDPETQSILSLLKTPLSALLHGAATGELAEVGLPQWERASSVTVVVAAEGYPESPVKGDVIEGLDAANALEGVDVIHAGTALADDRLVTAGGRVLSVTAVGADLAEARRRAYAGIDLIDIRGAHHRTDIALAAEQGTIEL; this comes from the coding sequence GTGAAGACACTCGTCATCGGCACCGGCGGCCGTGAGCACGCGCTGGCCCTCGCCCTGTCCCGTGATCCGCAGGTCTCCGAGGTGCACGCTGCGCCGGGCAACCCCGGCATCGCGGCCGTCGCGACGCTCCACGACGTCGACCCGATGAACGGTGCGCAGGTGGCCGACCTGGCCGTCTCGCTCGGCGTCGACCTGGTCGTCGTCGGGCCCGAGGCCCCGCTCGTCGCGGGCGTGGCCGACGCGGTCCGCGCTGCGGGCATCGCGTGCTTCGGGCCGAGCAAGGAGGCCGCCCAGCTCGAGGGCTCCAAGGCGTTCGCGAAGCAGGTGATGGCCGGCGCCGAGGTGCCGACCGCCCTGGCGCACGTCTGCGAGACGCCCGAGCAGGTCGTCGCAGCGCTCGACGCCTTCGGCCCGCCGTACGTCGTCAAGGACGACGCTCTCGCCGCGGGCAAGGGCGTGGTGGTCACCGACGACCGGCAGGCCGCGATCGATCACGCCGCCGCGTGCCGCCGCGTCGTCATCGAGGAGTTCCTCGACGGCCCCGAGGTGTCGCTGTTCGCGATCACCGACGGCGAGACCGTGCTGCCGCTGCAGCCCGCGCAGGACTTCAAGCGGGCGTACGACGGTGACGAGGGGCCCAACACGGGCGGCATGGGTGCCTACACGCCGCTGGACTGGGCGCCGGACGGTCTTGTCGCCGAGGTGACGCGCCGTGTGCTCGTGCCGACGGTGCAGGAGATGGCCCGGCGCGGCACCCCGTTCCAGGGCCTGCTCTACGCCGGACTCGCGCTCACGAGCCGCGGTGTCCGCGTCATCGAGTTCAACGCCCGCTTCGGTGACCCCGAGACGCAGTCAATCCTGTCGCTGCTCAAGACGCCGCTGTCGGCCCTGCTGCACGGCGCCGCCACCGGTGAGCTCGCCGAGGTCGGCCTGCCGCAGTGGGAGCGGGCCTCGTCGGTCACCGTGGTCGTGGCGGCCGAGGGATATCCCGAGTCGCCGGTCAAGGGCGATGTGATCGAGGGCCTCGACGCAGCCAATGCGCTCGAGGGGGTCGACGTGATCCACGCCGGCACAGCCCTCGCCGACGACCGGCTCGTCACCGCGGGAGGTCGCGTCCTGTCGGTGACCGCCGTCGGCGCGGACCTCGCCGAGGCGCGCCGCCGTGCGTACGCCGGGATCGACCTCATCGACATTCGTGGAGCCCACCACCGGACCGACATCGCCCTCGCGGCGGAGCAGGGAACAATAGAGCTGTGA
- the pyrE gene encoding orotate phosphoribosyltransferase — protein MQDFQRAFIELALDHGVLRFGEFTLKSGRTSPYFFNAGLFNTGARLAGLGRFYADAIVDSGLEFDVLMGPAYKGIPIASAAAVQLSEVHDRDVPWCFNRKEAKDHGEGGLIVGSPLEGRVLVVDDVITAGTAIREVMEIVDSVDASVAGIVVAVDRQERGRGDLSAIQEVERDFGVPVVSIISFDQIIEYVEETGRHAEHLDAIRGYREEFGISA, from the coding sequence ATGCAGGACTTCCAGCGGGCGTTCATCGAGCTCGCCCTCGACCACGGCGTGCTGCGCTTCGGCGAGTTCACCCTCAAGTCGGGTCGGACGTCGCCGTACTTCTTCAACGCAGGGCTGTTCAACACCGGCGCTCGGCTGGCCGGCCTGGGCCGGTTCTATGCCGACGCGATCGTCGACAGCGGCCTCGAGTTCGACGTGCTGATGGGCCCGGCCTACAAGGGCATCCCGATCGCGTCTGCCGCAGCGGTGCAGCTGTCGGAGGTGCACGACCGCGACGTGCCGTGGTGCTTCAACCGCAAGGAGGCCAAGGACCATGGCGAGGGCGGCCTGATCGTCGGGTCACCGCTCGAGGGCCGGGTGCTGGTCGTCGACGACGTCATCACCGCGGGCACGGCGATCCGCGAGGTGATGGAGATCGTCGACTCGGTGGACGCGAGCGTCGCGGGCATCGTCGTCGCGGTCGACCGGCAGGAGCGCGGACGCGGTGACCTCTCGGCGATCCAGGAGGTCGAGCGCGACTTCGGCGTGCCGGTCGTGTCGATCATCTCGTTCGACCAGATCATCGAGTACGTCGAGGAGACCGGTCGCCACGCCGAGCACCTCGACGCTATCCGCGGGTACCGCGAGGAGTTCGGCATCTCCGCATGA
- a CDS encoding adenylosuccinate synthase: MPAVVIVGAQWGDEGKGKATDILGSRVDYVVKFNGGNNAGHTVVIGDQKYALHLLPSGILSPGCVPVIGNGVVVDLKVLFEEIDGLNERGIDTSRLVVSANAHVIADYNRTLDKVAERFLGSRKIGTTGRGIGPTYADKMNRLGIRIQDLFDEKILRQKVEGALDLKNQILTKIYNRRAVEVDEIVEELLSYVDRLRPMVADTPLLLHDALKADKTVLLEAGQATLLDVDHGTYPFVTSSSATTGGACTGSGIAPTEITRVIGIVKAYATRVGEGPFPTELFDEDGERLRQNGAEFGTTTGRPRRCGWYDAPIARYAARINGVTDFVLTKLDVLTGWEQIPVCVAYDVDGERVDEMPMTQTGFHHAKPIYEYLPGWTEDISAARTFEDLPKTAQEYVLALEAMSGARISTIGVGPDREQSIERYDLL, translated from the coding sequence ATGCCCGCAGTCGTCATCGTCGGAGCCCAGTGGGGCGACGAAGGCAAGGGCAAGGCCACGGACATCCTGGGTAGTCGGGTCGACTACGTGGTGAAGTTCAACGGTGGCAACAACGCAGGGCACACGGTCGTCATCGGCGACCAGAAGTACGCCCTGCACCTCCTGCCGAGCGGCATCCTGAGCCCCGGCTGCGTGCCGGTCATCGGCAACGGTGTCGTCGTGGACCTCAAGGTCCTGTTCGAGGAGATCGACGGGCTCAACGAGCGCGGCATCGACACGTCGCGCCTGGTGGTCAGCGCCAACGCGCACGTCATCGCCGACTACAACCGCACGTTGGACAAGGTCGCCGAGCGCTTTCTCGGCAGCCGCAAGATCGGCACGACCGGTCGCGGCATCGGCCCGACGTACGCGGACAAGATGAACCGCCTCGGCATCCGCATCCAGGACCTGTTCGACGAGAAGATCCTGCGCCAGAAGGTCGAGGGCGCCCTCGACCTCAAGAACCAGATCCTCACCAAGATCTACAACCGCCGCGCGGTCGAGGTCGACGAGATCGTCGAGGAGCTCCTGTCGTACGTCGACCGGCTCCGCCCGATGGTTGCCGACACCCCGCTGCTGCTGCACGATGCGCTCAAGGCCGACAAGACCGTGCTGCTCGAGGCCGGTCAGGCCACGCTGCTCGACGTCGACCACGGCACCTACCCGTTCGTGACGTCCTCGTCGGCGACGACCGGCGGCGCGTGCACCGGCTCGGGCATCGCCCCGACCGAGATCACCCGCGTCATCGGCATCGTCAAGGCGTACGCGACCCGCGTCGGCGAGGGACCGTTCCCGACCGAGCTGTTCGACGAGGACGGCGAGCGTCTGCGGCAGAACGGTGCCGAGTTCGGCACCACGACCGGGCGTCCCCGCCGCTGCGGCTGGTACGACGCCCCGATCGCGCGCTACGCGGCCCGCATCAACGGCGTCACCGACTTCGTGCTGACCAAGCTCGACGTGCTGACCGGCTGGGAGCAGATCCCCGTGTGCGTCGCGTACGACGTGGACGGCGAGCGCGTCGACGAGATGCCGATGACGCAGACCGGCTTCCACCACGCCAAGCCGATCTACGAGTACCTCCCCGGCTGGACCGAGGACATCTCGGCGGCCCGGACGTTCGAGGACCTGCCCAAGACCGCGCAGGAGTACGTCCTCGCGCTCGAGGCGATGTCGGGTGCGCGGATCTCGACGATCGGCGTGGGCCCCGACCGCGAGCAGTCGATCGAGCGGTACGACCTGCTCTGA
- a CDS encoding diacylglycerol/lipid kinase family protein: protein MTSLLAIANAEAGAADDTAVEAAVDALRDDFDVDLVRTSSPDDLSAALSAHPDVDVLVVLGGDGSLHAVVTALHRAKRLDSVTVGLIPLGTGNDFAATLGLPDEPDKAALAVVTGHTRQIDLILDDEGDVVVNAAHIGIGAEAAAAARPWKKALGPVGYAIGAALTGLKGLTTPGARLTISVDGKPLSRKNPVIQVAVGNGRFVGGGAPLLPQADPSDGELDVSVSYTESPLRRIAYAFSVRRGEHHRRDDVIYLRGTEVEVRGDALRCTSDGELTAPSTHYRWTLLPSAMTVFVP from the coding sequence ATGACGTCACTCCTTGCAATCGCCAACGCTGAGGCCGGCGCCGCAGACGACACTGCGGTCGAGGCCGCAGTGGATGCGCTGCGGGACGACTTCGACGTCGACCTCGTCCGTACGTCGAGCCCCGACGACCTGTCCGCCGCGCTGTCAGCGCACCCGGACGTGGACGTCCTCGTGGTGCTGGGCGGCGACGGAAGCCTCCATGCTGTCGTGACGGCGCTGCACCGCGCCAAGCGCCTGGACTCCGTCACGGTCGGTCTCATCCCCCTCGGCACGGGTAACGACTTCGCCGCGACCCTGGGGCTTCCCGACGAGCCCGACAAGGCCGCGCTCGCGGTCGTCACGGGCCACACCCGGCAGATCGACCTGATCCTGGACGACGAAGGCGACGTCGTCGTCAACGCCGCCCACATCGGCATCGGCGCGGAGGCGGCCGCAGCTGCCCGCCCGTGGAAGAAGGCCCTCGGTCCGGTCGGCTACGCGATCGGTGCGGCCCTCACCGGCCTCAAGGGGCTCACGACACCCGGGGCGCGCCTGACGATCTCGGTCGACGGCAAGCCCTTGTCCCGCAAGAACCCGGTCATCCAGGTCGCGGTCGGCAACGGTCGGTTCGTGGGCGGCGGAGCGCCCCTCCTGCCGCAGGCGGACCCGTCGGACGGCGAGCTCGACGTGTCCGTGTCCTACACCGAGTCGCCGCTGCGGCGCATCGCGTACGCGTTCAGCGTCCGTCGCGGCGAGCACCACCGCCGCGACGACGTGATCTATCTGCGTGGCACCGAGGTCGAGGTCCGCGGGGACGCCCTGCGGTGCACGAGCGACGGCGAGCTCACGGCGCCGTCGACGCACTACCGCTGGACGTTGCTGCCCTCCGCGATGACGGTCTTCGTCCCTTAG
- a CDS encoding TrmH family RNA methyltransferase has translation MSDPRADPVDLEVGVGPWEGEWPTDDHFDPELLREGDRRNVVDRYRYWRLEAVVADLDQHRHPFHVAIENWQHDFNIGSIVRTANAFAVAEVHIVGRRRWNRRGAMVTDRYQHVRHHSTVDELATWAHDAGLAVIGIDNVEDSVPIETAALPRECVLVFGQEGPGLSDEARAACERTLSIAQFGSTRSINAGAAAAIAMHSWIRQHAEL, from the coding sequence ATGAGTGATCCCAGAGCCGATCCGGTCGACCTTGAGGTCGGCGTCGGACCGTGGGAGGGCGAGTGGCCGACGGATGACCACTTCGACCCCGAGCTGCTGCGCGAGGGCGATCGCCGCAACGTCGTCGATCGCTACCGCTACTGGCGGCTCGAGGCGGTCGTCGCCGATCTCGACCAGCACCGGCACCCGTTCCACGTCGCGATCGAGAACTGGCAGCACGACTTCAACATCGGCTCGATCGTGCGCACCGCGAATGCGTTCGCCGTCGCCGAGGTCCACATCGTCGGACGGCGCAGGTGGAACCGCCGAGGGGCGATGGTGACCGATCGCTATCAGCACGTGCGGCACCACTCGACGGTCGACGAGCTCGCGACCTGGGCGCACGACGCTGGCCTGGCCGTGATCGGGATCGACAACGTCGAGGACTCCGTGCCGATCGAGACCGCTGCGCTGCCGCGCGAGTGCGTCCTCGTCTTCGGCCAGGAGGGACCGGGGCTGTCCGACGAGGCGCGCGCGGCCTGCGAGCGTACGCTCTCGATCGCCCAGTTCGGCTCGACCCGCTCGATCAACGCGGGCGCTGCCGCCGCGATCGCGATGCACTCCTGGATCCGCCAGCACGCCGAGCTCTGA
- a CDS encoding sortase domain-bontaining protein, giving the protein MPAAHSTTRPRRGVWGRFVTALGLAMILAGVAVLGWFGWQYFGTNIVAKREQAQIKQTLQVDWGKGIDSDAIGLLRVKRFGDDFEVPIVKGTDGPALERGVGWDPKSAKPGKVGNFVIAGHRVTHGEPFSKFPKLRAGDKVVVETRTAISTYKLRNSGTSITVDFTTSWPLWDVPDPEGRGEVQTKPVLTMVTCSELFHTRNRSVVVADLVKTVKKTEANTATSTTNKAG; this is encoded by the coding sequence ATGCCGGCCGCCCACTCGACCACGCGTCCCCGCCGTGGGGTGTGGGGCCGTTTCGTCACTGCGCTCGGGCTGGCCATGATCCTGGCCGGTGTCGCCGTCCTCGGCTGGTTCGGCTGGCAGTACTTCGGCACCAACATCGTCGCCAAGCGCGAGCAGGCGCAGATCAAGCAGACCCTCCAGGTCGACTGGGGCAAGGGCATCGACAGCGACGCGATCGGTCTGCTGCGCGTCAAGCGGTTCGGCGACGACTTCGAGGTGCCGATCGTCAAGGGCACCGACGGGCCGGCGCTCGAACGGGGAGTCGGGTGGGATCCCAAATCCGCCAAGCCGGGCAAGGTCGGCAACTTCGTGATCGCCGGCCACCGGGTCACCCACGGCGAGCCGTTCTCGAAGTTCCCGAAGCTCAGGGCGGGCGACAAGGTGGTGGTCGAGACCCGCACGGCCATCAGCACGTACAAGCTGCGCAACTCCGGCACCTCGATCACGGTCGACTTCACGACCTCCTGGCCGCTGTGGGACGTACCCGACCCGGAGGGCCGCGGCGAGGTGCAGACCAAGCCGGTCCTGACGATGGTGACCTGCTCGGAGCTCTTCCACACACGCAACCGGAGCGTCGTCGTCGCCGACCTGGTCAAGACGGTCAAGAAGACCGAGGCCAACACCGCGACCTCCACCACGAACAAGGCGGGCTGA